The Actinomadura sp. WMMB 499 genome includes a window with the following:
- a CDS encoding TetR/AcrR family transcriptional regulator: MPTTKTLREGSAQKRAAILAAARDMFLADGFDRSSVDAVAARAKVSKRTVYDYFGDKRTLLKAVVDDIGQSLVTAVRRTLDDTLTDRTQAADLEDALVTFSMRIATDMLGSAEYATLQRLVRTESGHLPRRGYSSMADTPDEELAERLAAFAEAGLLDVPDPRLAADQFIALTFGVALDRFGSANAAEDTRVQPLVVEGVRTFLRAYRTT; the protein is encoded by the coding sequence ATGCCGACCACGAAGACCCTGCGTGAGGGGTCCGCGCAGAAGCGGGCCGCCATCCTCGCGGCGGCCCGGGACATGTTCCTCGCCGACGGTTTCGACCGCTCCAGCGTCGACGCGGTCGCCGCCCGGGCCAAGGTGTCCAAACGGACGGTCTACGACTATTTCGGCGACAAGCGCACGCTGCTCAAGGCGGTCGTCGACGACATCGGCCAGTCGCTCGTCACGGCCGTCCGGCGCACCCTGGACGACACCCTCACCGACCGCACCCAGGCGGCCGACCTCGAGGACGCCCTGGTGACGTTCTCGATGCGCATCGCCACCGACATGCTCGGCTCGGCCGAGTACGCGACACTGCAACGGCTGGTCCGGACGGAGTCCGGCCATCTCCCGCGCCGCGGCTACAGCTCCATGGCCGACACCCCCGACGAGGAGCTCGCCGAGCGGCTCGCCGCCTTCGCCGAGGCCGGGCTGCTCGACGTCCCCGACCCCCGGCTCGCGGCCGACCAGTTCATCGCGCTGACGTTCGGCGTCGCGCTGGACCGGTTCGGTTCCGCGAACGCCGCGGAGGACACCCGCGTCCAGCCCCTCGTCGTCGAGGGCGTCCGCACCTTCCTCCGCGCCT
- a CDS encoding sensor histidine kinase, whose amino-acid sequence MASVEKPRALLAQAPRRWVRLLPWVVAFVLFLALLPTTITVLSADYGLNGAVAGALAVAQSAPLLLAVVRPLRAWCVVFAADVAGALALLTVDFEDRLLWPFPPMEIVGYIGLCLALGLRESRRTLLAVWLATAGASVALGFVAPHGTGARDTLLTILGGVALVLGAALRERYEAQRRLAEQETISEAERGRRTLLEERARIARELHDVVAHHMSVITVQADTSVYRLDGLPTDAREEFTSIAATARESLGEMRRLLGVLRNEETHGELAPQPDLTRIGQIVEATVRAGLPVEFASCDADVPEAVGLSAYRIVQEALANVVRHAPGAATRVAVAEDGGRLAVLVVNGPPPAPPAAPLEERGTGHGLVGMRERVRLVGGTLEAGPLPDGGFRVAAHLPLNERDPT is encoded by the coding sequence ATGGCGTCAGTGGAAAAGCCGCGCGCACTGCTCGCGCAGGCTCCGCGGCGGTGGGTGCGACTGCTTCCTTGGGTCGTGGCGTTCGTGCTGTTCCTCGCCCTGCTGCCCACGACGATCACGGTGCTCAGCGCCGACTACGGGTTGAACGGCGCCGTCGCCGGCGCGCTGGCCGTCGCGCAGTCGGCGCCGCTGCTGCTCGCCGTCGTCCGGCCGCTGCGGGCCTGGTGCGTGGTCTTCGCCGCGGACGTCGCCGGGGCGCTCGCCCTGCTCACCGTCGACTTTGAGGATCGGCTCCTCTGGCCGTTCCCGCCCATGGAGATCGTCGGGTACATCGGCCTCTGCCTCGCCCTCGGTTTGCGCGAGTCGCGCCGGACGCTGCTGGCGGTGTGGCTGGCGACGGCGGGCGCGAGTGTCGCCCTCGGGTTCGTCGCACCCCACGGCACGGGCGCCCGGGACACACTGCTCACGATTCTCGGCGGCGTCGCCCTCGTGCTCGGCGCCGCACTCCGCGAGCGGTACGAGGCGCAGCGCAGGCTCGCCGAGCAGGAGACGATCAGCGAGGCCGAGCGCGGCCGGCGGACGCTGCTGGAGGAACGCGCCCGCATCGCGCGCGAGCTGCACGACGTGGTGGCGCATCACATGTCCGTCATCACGGTGCAGGCGGACACCTCGGTGTACCGCCTCGACGGGCTGCCGACGGACGCGCGGGAGGAGTTCACGTCCATCGCGGCGACCGCGCGCGAGTCGCTCGGCGAGATGCGGCGGCTCCTCGGCGTGCTGCGCAACGAGGAGACGCACGGCGAGCTCGCGCCCCAGCCCGACCTGACGCGGATCGGGCAGATCGTGGAGGCGACGGTGCGGGCGGGCTTGCCGGTCGAGTTCGCCTCCTGCGACGCCGACGTGCCCGAGGCGGTGGGGCTCTCCGCGTACCGCATCGTCCAGGAGGCCCTCGCGAACGTCGTGCGGCACGCGCCGGGCGCCGCGACGCGGGTGGCGGTGGCGGAGGACGGGGGGCGGCTCGCCGTCCTCGTCGTCAACGGGCCCCCGCCCGCACCGCCCGCCGCGCCGCTGGAGGAGCGCGGCACCGGGCACGGCCTCGTCGGCATGCGGGAACGGGTCCGGCTCGTCGGCGGCACGCTCGAGGCGGGACCGCTGCCTGACGGCGGCTTCCGCGTGGCCGCCCACCTACCGCTGAACGAAAGGGACCCCACGTGA
- a CDS encoding response regulator transcription factor has translation MTRVIIVDDQAMVRAGFAALLAAQSDIEVVGEAPDGAQGVELSRRTRPDVVLMDVRMPEMDGLEGARRLLTPSPGVAHLPRVLMLTTFDVDDYVYEALRAGASGFLLKDAPPADLIAAVRIVAAGDALLAPSVTRRLIADFARRRPPAKGRPALRLKALTERETEVLTLVARGMSNSEIAETLVLAEQTVKTHVSRVLTKLGLRDRAQAVVFAYESGLVTAGE, from the coding sequence GTGACGCGCGTCATCATCGTCGACGACCAGGCCATGGTGCGGGCCGGCTTCGCCGCGCTGCTGGCCGCCCAGAGCGACATCGAGGTGGTGGGCGAGGCCCCCGACGGGGCGCAGGGCGTCGAGCTGAGCCGGCGCACCCGTCCCGATGTCGTGCTGATGGACGTCCGCATGCCCGAGATGGACGGGCTCGAGGGCGCGCGCCGCCTCCTCACGCCCTCGCCGGGCGTGGCGCACCTTCCGCGCGTGCTGATGCTCACGACGTTCGACGTGGACGACTACGTCTACGAGGCGCTGCGGGCGGGCGCGAGCGGCTTCCTGCTGAAGGACGCGCCGCCCGCCGACCTCATCGCGGCGGTGCGCATCGTCGCCGCGGGCGACGCGCTGCTCGCCCCCTCCGTGACGCGCCGCCTCATCGCGGACTTCGCCCGGCGGCGTCCCCCCGCCAAGGGCAGGCCCGCGCTGCGGCTGAAAGCCCTGACGGAACGCGAGACCGAAGTCCTCACCCTGGTGGCCCGCGGCATGTCCAACTCGGAGATCGCGGAGACGCTGGTACTGGCCGAGCAGACCGTGAAGACGCACGTGAGCCGCGTCCTCACCAAGCTCGGCCTGCGCGACCGCGCCCAGGCGGTGGTCTTCGCGTACGAGTCGGGGCTGGTGACCGCGGGCGAGTAG
- a CDS encoding ABC transporter ATP-binding protein: protein MKLRSGKRRTADARPDAPDAGPGLAVELRDVRRGYGRGSGTVHALAGIDLALPRGTFTAVMGPSGSGKSTFLQCAAGLDRPTGGSVRLGGTEITGLNENELTELRRSRLGFVFQAFNLLPSLTVEENVLLPMRLAGRRRDHRRAAEVLARVGLADKARRRPAELSGGQQQRVAVARALVTSPDVIFADEPTGALDTGTAAEVLGLLRDAVDRLGATVVMVTHDPAAAAWADGVLFLADGAFADRLERGSAQQIAARMTALPARTAHAATMAGAAA, encoded by the coding sequence ATGAAGCTACGCAGTGGCAAGCGGCGCACGGCGGACGCGCGACCGGACGCCCCGGACGCCGGCCCCGGGCTCGCCGTCGAACTGCGCGACGTCCGGCGGGGCTACGGCCGCGGCAGCGGCACCGTGCACGCCCTCGCGGGCATCGACCTCGCCCTTCCCCGCGGCACGTTCACCGCGGTGATGGGCCCGTCGGGGTCGGGCAAGTCCACCTTCCTGCAGTGCGCCGCCGGGCTCGACCGGCCCACCGGCGGATCCGTCCGCCTCGGCGGCACCGAGATCACCGGCCTGAACGAGAACGAGCTCACCGAGCTGCGCCGCAGCCGCCTCGGCTTCGTCTTCCAGGCGTTCAACCTGCTGCCGTCGCTGACCGTGGAGGAGAACGTGCTGCTGCCCATGCGGCTCGCCGGCCGCCGCCGGGACCACCGCCGCGCCGCCGAGGTGCTCGCCCGGGTCGGCCTCGCCGACAAGGCGCGGCGCCGGCCCGCCGAACTGTCCGGCGGCCAGCAGCAGCGCGTCGCGGTCGCCCGGGCCCTGGTCACGTCGCCGGACGTGATCTTCGCCGACGAGCCGACGGGCGCCCTCGACACCGGCACGGCGGCCGAGGTGCTCGGCCTGCTGCGGGACGCCGTCGACCGGCTGGGCGCCACCGTCGTCATGGTCACCCACGACCCGGCGGCGGCCGCCTGGGCGGACGGCGTGCTCTTCCTCGCCGACGGCGCGTTCGCCGACCGGCTGGAGCGCGGCTCGGCGCAGCAGATCGCGGCGCGAATGACCGCGCTCCCGGCCCGTACCGCCCACGCGGCCACGATGGCGGGGGCGGCGGCGTGA
- a CDS encoding ABC transporter permease, which translates to MRWKPNGLARAAVRFRPASFAGTFVALVMSALIVSACGILLETGLRASVPAERYAQAPVVAAADQYKYVVTGSGEDREREAVPLPDTARVDAALAAKAARVPGARAAVPDFTFPVLAGGAPLTAHGWGSHAFTGSALTRGAAPSPGEVVLAAGTARAAKTSVGGAIALETTAGRRTFRVAGIAEAAAADAGAAGGTAWFADTQAPALAGHPGKADAIAVLAEDGTDPGALAGSVEKALAGSGVQVHTGDDRGAVEDPGLAYAKDTLFGIGGPFGGIAAIVAVFTAAGTVALSVGQRAREFALLRAIGATPRQVRRAVAAEALLVAPLAGLLGTLPGIGLAHWWFGQLQDRGAIPEAVRVHVSGLPLLAAVGAGLLTALGAGWIAGRRPAKTKPGQALYEASVERVRPGAVRTVLGVAALVGGAALAGVAAVSAGDGAAGAALGVVMCFMLAVGLLGPLVARLCAGLFGLPLRGAGPAAWLAGANSRANARRLASAITPIALAMAFASTLVFMNTSERHVADEQRRAGITAAHVVTAPAGLPVDAAERAARMPGVEAAVGVLNTLVLVPTGSGEFKALQGAAAQGVGSGAQLAMVQDLDVLEGSLDRMGAGRIAIDKTLAGTAKVGVGDRMPLFLPDGTEVRPEVVAVYGRGLGLATVTMDRASLAGHTTSGFDGMLLVRGGSRQPLAALGEVTDASGFATERSLDAKTGAWMNTTMAALLGGFAAIAAVNTLVMTVLDRRRELDALRLVGSTRRQVLQMLGWEGLLVSAAGVLLGSAIAAATLVPMMSGMTGEAPYVPPLVYGSFAAAAGALTLLAVTLPARGALRRRP; encoded by the coding sequence GTGAGGTGGAAACCCAACGGACTGGCCCGCGCCGCCGTCCGCTTCAGGCCCGCGTCGTTCGCGGGGACGTTCGTCGCACTGGTGATGTCCGCGCTGATCGTCTCGGCCTGCGGCATCCTGCTCGAGACCGGTTTGCGCGCGTCGGTCCCGGCGGAGCGGTACGCGCAGGCGCCGGTCGTGGCCGCGGCCGACCAGTACAAGTACGTCGTGACGGGCAGCGGCGAGGACCGCGAGCGGGAGGCGGTGCCGCTGCCGGACACGGCACGCGTGGACGCCGCGCTGGCGGCGAAGGCCGCCCGGGTGCCGGGGGCGCGGGCGGCGGTGCCGGACTTCACGTTCCCGGTCCTGGCCGGGGGCGCCCCGCTCACCGCGCACGGATGGGGCTCGCACGCCTTCACCGGCTCCGCGCTGACCCGGGGCGCCGCGCCGTCCCCCGGCGAGGTCGTGCTCGCCGCCGGGACGGCCCGCGCCGCGAAGACGTCCGTCGGCGGGGCCATCGCGCTCGAAACCACTGCCGGGCGGCGTACCTTCCGCGTCGCCGGCATCGCCGAGGCCGCGGCGGCGGACGCCGGCGCGGCAGGCGGCACCGCCTGGTTCGCCGACACCCAGGCGCCCGCGCTGGCGGGCCACCCCGGCAAGGCGGACGCCATCGCCGTGCTGGCCGAGGACGGCACGGACCCGGGCGCCCTCGCCGGTTCCGTCGAGAAGGCCCTGGCCGGCTCCGGCGTCCAAGTGCACACCGGCGACGACCGCGGCGCCGTCGAGGACCCGGGCCTCGCCTACGCGAAGGACACCCTGTTCGGCATCGGCGGCCCGTTCGGCGGCATCGCCGCCATCGTCGCCGTCTTCACCGCGGCCGGCACCGTGGCGCTGTCGGTCGGGCAGCGGGCCCGCGAGTTCGCGCTGCTGCGCGCCATCGGCGCCACCCCGCGGCAGGTCCGCCGCGCGGTCGCCGCCGAAGCGCTGCTCGTCGCGCCGCTCGCCGGGCTCCTCGGCACCCTGCCCGGCATCGGGCTCGCCCACTGGTGGTTCGGACAGCTGCAGGACCGCGGCGCGATCCCCGAGGCCGTACGGGTGCACGTCTCCGGCCTCCCCCTCCTCGCCGCCGTCGGCGCGGGGCTGCTGACCGCGCTCGGCGCCGGCTGGATCGCCGGGCGCAGGCCCGCGAAGACCAAGCCGGGCCAGGCGCTCTACGAGGCGTCCGTCGAGCGGGTGCGGCCCGGCGCCGTCCGTACCGTCCTGGGCGTGGCGGCCCTGGTCGGCGGCGCGGCGCTCGCCGGCGTCGCGGCGGTCTCGGCCGGTGACGGCGCCGCCGGTGCCGCCCTCGGCGTCGTCATGTGCTTCATGCTCGCCGTCGGGCTGCTCGGCCCGCTGGTGGCGCGGCTGTGCGCGGGCCTGTTCGGCCTGCCGCTGCGCGGTGCGGGGCCCGCCGCTTGGCTCGCGGGCGCCAACTCCCGTGCCAACGCCCGCCGCCTCGCCTCCGCGATCACCCCGATCGCGCTCGCCATGGCCTTCGCCTCGACGCTCGTCTTCATGAACACGAGCGAGCGCCACGTCGCCGACGAGCAACGGCGCGCGGGCATCACGGCGGCCCACGTGGTCACCGCTCCCGCCGGGCTCCCGGTGGACGCGGCGGAGCGGGCCGCCCGCATGCCCGGCGTGGAGGCGGCCGTCGGCGTGCTCAACACGCTGGTGCTGGTGCCGACCGGTTCCGGCGAGTTCAAGGCGCTGCAGGGCGCGGCGGCGCAGGGCGTCGGCTCCGGCGCCCAGCTGGCGATGGTGCAGGACCTGGACGTGCTGGAGGGCAGCCTCGACCGGATGGGCGCGGGCCGTATCGCCATCGACAAGACGCTGGCGGGCACGGCGAAGGTCGGCGTCGGCGACCGGATGCCGCTCTTCCTCCCGGACGGCACCGAGGTCCGGCCCGAGGTCGTCGCGGTCTACGGCCGCGGGCTCGGCCTGGCCACGGTGACGATGGACCGGGCGTCGCTGGCCGGGCACACCACCTCCGGCTTCGACGGCATGCTGCTCGTACGCGGCGGCTCGCGGCAGCCGCTCGCCGCCCTGGGCGAGGTCACCGACGCCTCAGGGTTCGCCACCGAGCGGAGTCTGGACGCCAAGACCGGCGCCTGGATGAACACCACCATGGCCGCGCTTCTCGGTGGCTTCGCCGCCATCGCCGCCGTCAACACCCTGGTGATGACGGTCCTCGACCGCCGCCGCGAGCTGGACGCGCTGCGCCTCGTCGGCTCCACCCGGCGGCAGGTCCTGCAGATGCTCGGCTGGGAGGGCCTGCTGGTGTCGGCCGCGGGGGTGCTCCTCGGCTCCGCGATCGCCGCGGCCACGCTGGTCCCGATGATGAGCGGCATGACCGGCGAGGCACCGTACGTCCCGCCGCTGGTGTACGGGTCCTTCGCGGCCGCCGCCGGCGCGCTGACGCTCCTCGCGGTCACGCTTCCCGCGCGGGGAGCGCTACGCCGCCGACCCTAG
- a CDS encoding MFS transporter → MTTISAPPAVPISKIAIGALGMLAIACGALESVVTPTLPLLQRELDMTPAEGALLSIVLLITGALITPVAGKFGDRYGGKRVLVRLMAVVSAGGLVSALAPNLPVLLLGQVLQGAMVGALPLSFIVVRKHLPEERAKVAIGVVSGLFVGGTMAGTLAAGPVAEGLSRHWMFALPTIAVTASVLLVSRLMPDDPPGRPDDAGIDWPGLLLLGGALVTLMLTLAVAPDIAAQPLVLAALVLLLAAFVAGWAAVERRVSAPLIDLHMLARPAVWKSCVLTFVICVGTAVAVYLVPQLLAVPTDAYGFGAGATQIGFFLLPGAVMASLAGPLGGLGTRYFGSRAVVTSGAVLMAVSLLGLAAVHTEVWHIVVGKALVALANGLCVTAMVTGTATSVEQSDTGIATGLVLVTRVVGFAVGAQLGGALLTAQIPSGSDVPAESAFVTGFVIAGAVTALSLLVTRTMSEGTKK, encoded by the coding sequence ATGACCACGATCTCGGCTCCCCCGGCCGTCCCCATCAGCAAGATCGCCATCGGGGCGCTCGGCATGCTGGCGATCGCCTGCGGCGCCTTGGAGTCGGTGGTGACACCGACGCTCCCGCTCCTGCAACGCGAGCTGGACATGACTCCGGCCGAAGGGGCGCTGCTCAGCATCGTGCTCCTCATCACGGGCGCGCTCATCACCCCGGTGGCCGGCAAGTTCGGTGACCGCTACGGGGGCAAGCGGGTCCTCGTCCGGCTGATGGCGGTGGTCTCGGCCGGCGGCCTGGTGTCCGCCCTCGCCCCGAACCTGCCGGTGCTGCTGCTCGGCCAGGTACTGCAGGGAGCGATGGTGGGCGCGCTGCCCCTGTCGTTCATCGTGGTGCGCAAGCACCTCCCCGAAGAACGGGCGAAGGTCGCCATCGGGGTGGTCAGCGGGCTGTTCGTCGGGGGCACGATGGCGGGGACCCTGGCGGCCGGGCCCGTGGCGGAAGGGCTGTCGCGGCACTGGATGTTCGCGCTGCCGACCATCGCGGTCACCGCGTCCGTCCTGCTGGTGAGCAGGCTGATGCCGGACGATCCGCCCGGACGGCCCGACGACGCCGGGATCGACTGGCCCGGCCTGCTCCTGCTGGGAGGGGCGCTGGTCACGCTCATGCTCACGCTCGCGGTGGCGCCCGACATCGCCGCGCAGCCGCTCGTGCTCGCCGCCTTGGTCCTGCTGCTGGCCGCCTTCGTGGCGGGATGGGCAGCCGTCGAGCGCCGCGTATCCGCGCCGCTGATCGATCTGCACATGCTCGCACGTCCCGCGGTGTGGAAGTCGTGCGTGCTGACGTTCGTGATCTGCGTCGGCACGGCGGTCGCGGTCTATCTCGTCCCGCAGCTGCTGGCGGTGCCCACCGACGCGTACGGATTCGGCGCCGGTGCCACCCAGATCGGCTTCTTCCTGCTGCCCGGCGCCGTCATGGCGTCGCTGGCCGGTCCGCTGGGCGGGCTCGGGACGCGGTACTTCGGCTCGCGCGCCGTGGTCACGTCCGGAGCCGTGCTGATGGCCGTCTCGCTGCTCGGCCTGGCAGCCGTCCACACCGAGGTATGGCACATCGTCGTCGGCAAGGCGCTGGTCGCGCTCGCCAACGGCCTGTGCGTCACCGCGATGGTGACCGGCACCGCCACGTCCGTGGAGCAGAGCGACACCGGCATCGCCACCGGCCTGGTCCTGGTGACCCGCGTGGTCGGCTTCGCCGTGGGCGCGCAGCTCGGCGGCGCGCTCCTCACCGCGCAGATCCCTTCCGGATCGGACGTCCCGGCCGAATCGGCCTTCGTCACCGGCTTCGTCATCGCCGGCGCCGTCACGGCGCTGTCGCTTCTCGTCACCCGCACCATGAGCGAAGGAACCAAGAAATGA
- a CDS encoding FAD-dependent monooxygenase, producing the protein MTRTELTDVRTAARRTALVSGAGIAGPALAYWLVRHGYAVTVVEKAAAPRAGGYPIDVRGTALEVVRKMGILPRLREAHIDVRRLTFLNGDGSEVTSLHPHRITGGVAGHDLEVPRGELTDALYSAVRDDVEFVFNDSIDTLDQSGHGVDVTFRGGGERTFDVVAGADGMHSRTRRLVFGPEERFHRYLGYCFAVFTMPNTFAPLPRDHHVEHPGPGRGALRRRGRRRRARLPELCTAGAAVRRVRGPGSPAGPRNRSLRRRRLGGPGHAGRDA; encoded by the coding sequence ATGACCCGCACCGAACTCACGGACGTCCGAACCGCTGCAAGGCGCACGGCCCTCGTTTCCGGCGCCGGCATCGCCGGACCCGCCCTCGCGTACTGGCTCGTCCGCCACGGGTACGCGGTCACGGTGGTGGAGAAGGCGGCCGCACCACGGGCCGGTGGCTACCCCATCGACGTACGCGGCACCGCACTCGAGGTCGTCCGGAAGATGGGGATCCTGCCCCGGCTCCGGGAAGCGCACATCGACGTGCGTCGGCTGACGTTCCTCAACGGGGACGGCAGCGAAGTGACCTCGCTGCATCCGCACAGAATCACGGGCGGTGTCGCGGGACACGACCTGGAGGTACCCCGCGGGGAGCTGACGGACGCCCTCTATTCGGCAGTGCGCGACGACGTGGAGTTCGTGTTCAACGACTCGATCGACACCCTCGACCAGTCCGGCCACGGCGTCGACGTCACCTTCCGCGGGGGCGGCGAGCGCACGTTCGACGTGGTGGCCGGTGCGGACGGGATGCACTCCCGCACCCGGAGGCTGGTGTTCGGCCCCGAAGAGCGGTTCCACCGCTACCTCGGCTACTGCTTCGCCGTATTCACGATGCCCAATACCTTCGCCCCTCTCCCACGAGACCATCATGTGGAACACCCCGGGCCGGGCCGCGGCGCTCTACGCCGCAGGGGACGGCGACGACGTGCACGCCTTCCTGAACTTTGCACAGCCGGAGCCGCCGTTCGACGCGTTCGCGGACCCGGAAGCCCAGCAGGACCTCGTAACCGAAGTCTTCGCCGACGCCGGCTGGGAGGTCCCGGGCATGCTGGCCGCGATGCGTGA